A segment of the Neochlamydia sp. S13 genome:
GCTACAAAAGATTGGCATCCTCTCGGTCATGTGAGCTTTGCCTCTTCCCATGGAAAAGAGGTAGGAGAGGTGATCCATTTAGGTGGCTTAGAGCAAGTTTTATGGCCTATACATTGTGTGCAAGATTCAGTAGGAGCGCAATTTTCTGCAGGCTGGGATTCTCATAGAGTGCAAAAAGTGATTTATAAGGGCACGGATAAAAGAATGGATAGCTATAGTGCTTTTTTTGATAATGGAAGAAGCAAAGCTACAGAATTACATAACTTTTTACAAAGTAAGGGAATTAAAAAGATCTTTTTAGGAGGGTTGGCTACCGAGTATTGTGTGAAATACTCTGCTCTTGATGCTTTAAACTTAAATTATCAGGTGTATGTAATTATTGATGCCTGTAAACCTGTTAACTCATTGCCGGCAGCTGAAGAAAAACACTTAAATGAAATTCTGCAAGCGGGCGGCTCTCTTATTGAGGCAAAAGAGGTTATTAAAAGTTTAACCTTGAGCTATCAGAAATAAGTAATAAAACATTAATTAAAGACTGCAAGCATCCGTGATTAAAGCGGAAAAGGATAATTACTAATATTTTATAAAGCACTCTATCTATCGATTGATTTTTTTCTAATAATTAAATATATTAAATCTTATTATTAAAAGTTTCTAGCTAAATTTATAGGTTGAGGGAGTATGACTATAGAAAATATGACAGGTTCTACATTTAGCAGTTGGTTTCATTCCCATCCTCTCGATAGCCTTATGAATAAAATCTCTAAATGGGAGAAGAAGGGGGCAGCTGGAAGAGCGCGCGTTGCTAATTTGGGGGTGCTTGCGCTGGATCTCCAAGGAGTTTTTTGTAATACTTTACGGTTCCCTCTGATAGCTCTCATCTTACCTGCTTCTTCTATGGTATCCACCGGAGCCTCTCTTGCGCGGAGAGTAATATCTTTAACAAGGGTAGATCGCCCAGCTGCTACATTTCGACGCAAATGTATGCAAGTTTTACCTATTGTTGTGTCTCATTGTCCCACTGCTAGAGACCTAGGAAAAAGCATTCTAAAGATAGTTAATTATAGCCTGGGCTTTTTTTCTTCTTTGATTGTAGGTTTTATTTCGGTTAAGGCCAATCTATGGATTCATCATCAGTTAGGCTTGATTTGTAATCCAGAGCTTGCAAAGCAAAAGCGCAAAAGTAAAGCTATCATGCATCTAAAAAAGATAGAATGTACAAAGCCTTATAGAAAAAGAATTAGGAAAAGGATTGATGAGCATACGGAAGAGAAGCTAAGAGAGCATTTATTAGCTCCTTCATCCGCTATAAAAGAGGGGCTACTAGGTAAAAGTCGGCTATGCTTAGCTATCGAGGAAGCTACAAAAAAGAAACGTGAAGAAGCTAAAATTAATTACGAAAAGCAACGGGGTCGAGCGTTAGGTTCAGCTGAATGGGATTTAATTAAAGCTAAATATTGGAAGAACTTAACCGATCCGTTCGTATTTAAAAAGGAATTAGAGCCAGATTTTCACCCATTTTTAACTTACTACTTTAATTGGAGAAGTGAGGGGATAGTAAAAAATCAACCTTTCGCTTTTAAGTCCCTTAGCCTTTATCACGCTTATATGGCTTGCTATTATCGCTGGAATCTTACTCCTGAAGAAGTTAGTCAAACTATAAGCTCAATTATTTTACCTCGAGAGAAGAAAAAGGCTAGGATAGAAGCTACCCGAGACACTTACTATGCTTTATATTTTCATACCGTCTTGAAAGAGCAGAAGTGTATCGATTATGATCGAAGAATTGAGAAAGCTTTACAAGCAAAAGCAAAAGAACAACGAAAAATTTTATCTGCAGGCGAAATTGAGGCAATAGATCAAGAAATAAAAGCATTTATTAAAGCACAAGAGACGCTTCTAGAGGCGGCCCGTGTTAATCAGAATTTATCCATGGCTAAGATTCACTACATTATCGAGAATCAAGCTTACGAGTTTAATGAGGCTGCGCGCAAAGAATTGGAAGATTTTGCTTTGCAGGCAAGCCATCATCTTAAGCAAAGAATGACTGCTGCAACTGCAGAAGTAGTAAAGCGTCTGAGAAGGGCGAAAGACCGAAAAGATTTTTCTTCCATTGAGCATTTTTCTAAATTAAAAGATATAGTTACAAGGCAATTAAACCGTCTATTCACCAGCTCTTCTTTTAAAAACACAGCGTATGACCTAAAGAACGATAAAACAATCGACCAGGCGATTATGGAGTCAGCAAAAAATGCTGTAGAGTGCCAGGTTGAAAGTAGATTAGCTCAAAGTAATGCCCAGTCACTATCTAGTCAAGATAGAGAGATATTAAAAAAACATTATGAGAAAATTGAAGTTCCTAGACTTTATGAGCAGCTATGGTTAAGGAAGTATAATAAAAATTTTTCCCTCTTAGAAAATAGACGCGGACAAGCTTTTCATAAAATTATGAAAAGGATGCATGAAAGGTCAGATGGTAAAAGGGTACTATTTAAACAGTGGATAAAAAGAGTAGACTTGCCTGAAGGTCATGAAAGCAATTTGCCTATAGATAACAAAGCCATTCGACCTGATAAAAACTATGCAGATGTTACTATTATTATACCTGAGAACGAAGATATAAATTCTGCTCAGATAATTTTCAAGGGCCATGAGCGTATGAGGAATGCTAATGCTGAGTATATGGATGGACGTCTTTCAACCACAGAGTTTACATTTAAAGAGCTAGAAAAACTAGTAAGACAAAGTAAAAAAGTCTTTAAAAAGGTAGCTGCTAGATACAGGTTTAATAAGACACGCATTAGAGAGACATACCTTGGAGTGAATGGGATTAATTATCAAGAAGAGCACTATCAAGCTATGCATCTTAAGCAGCAATTTGAGGAGCATAAGCTTTGGGAGGTTTTTGGTACTTTAAGTGAAAAAGAGGCTAAAAGAAAAAGAAAAGTTGTGACGTTGAAAGCACACTTGGTAAAAGCCAAGCTAAGAGCTAATAAGTATAAAGAAAAGTATCGCGATGTTGTTAGCCAAAATGATAGGCATCAAATTCAAATTAATTTGAAAGAGTAGAGGCTTATCACTTATTTAATAGAAAAGAGGGCTAAAAAAGAAAAAACAGTCAGAAATTTTAAGCGGTTACAGGTAAGCCTAGCTTTAGATGTGATTATGTGGGCCTCTGCAAAGCCAAAAATGCTTGTAAATAGCTGTTTTCTCTATTTACTGCACTTTCTGCTTTACATTATCTTTTGTGGATTAAGAGTTTAAGCAGCTCTGACGTCTATGATCGCTTATCAAAAATTACTAAAGTAAATAATGGCGTTTAGACAAGCTCTCTTTGCCCAATCTAAAAAAATTATCTCTTAAAAGCTGATTTTTTTATCAAAATATGAATTTTATTGAGCATATATTTGTATAAAGAGCGGCTCAAAAGCATATAAATTAGCTTGCAAGTCTTGCAGAAGAGGTAAAAAAAAAGCTGTTAGCTCTAAGGCAAGGCTGCCCTATTGCCAGGGATTAGACTGTTCTACTCATTTGCAGAAAAGTAATTTGGAAAGATGAAAAATATAATATATTTATGGTCCTTAGAGAATAGATAGCCCATGCGATTGCGATGCCTAGAAGAAAAGAATGATTTACTTTATTCTAGTTAAGCTCCTTTATTCTCAAAGAAAATCTATTCCTAGAAGCCTACAGCTTTCTTGTGAAATATAAGGCCTCCTGTTAAGCCTTTATTTTTAGCTTTATCTTTCAATTGTTCATTCCTTTCTTATTTTTATTAGAACTTGCCCTTCATTTTTCTCCATGCTATAAAATGCTTAATAAAAACGGAAAGGCGAGTATGTATAAAATTTTTTTATGGGCAGTGATTGGAATAATATCTGGCACAGCTCATCTTCATCTTTTTGCAGAAGAAAAGGCAGATAAAAAAGAGGAAGGATCCATAACCTTTTGCCTTAAAGAAATAATTTCTGAGACTAAGCATCAAATAATAATTAATAATATAGAAATACCTTATAAAGCAATTGCTGGTAATATCCTGCTTAGAAATGATCAATCGAAGCCAAAAGCTAGTATTTCTTATATTGCTTATTTTAAAGAAGAGGTTTTAGAACCAGCTGCACGCCCTCTTATTTTTTGTTTTAATGGAGGCCCAGGGTCTTCGTCTATATGGTTACATGTAGGTGTTTTTGGACCTCGCCGTGTCCTTCTAAGCGATGAAGGAGAGGGGCTTTTTCCTTATCAAGTGATTGATAATCCTCATTCTCTCTTAGATTTAGCTGATCTGGTATTTATTGATCCAATCTCTACAGGCTATAGCCGTGTGGCCTCGGGAGAAGATGCTAAACAATTTCATGGGGTGGACGAAGATATTGAGTCACTGGGTGAGTTCGTCCGTCAATTTATTACGCAGTATGAAAGATGGAATTCTCCCAAGCTGTTAGCAGGCGAAAGCTATGGAACGACGCGTGCAGCAGGATTAGCAGGTTATTTGCATGATGAGCTAAATATTTATCTAAATGGGATGATTCTTATCTCCTCTGTATTAAACTTTCAAACGCTCAATGATTATAATGAAGGTAATGATCTTCCTTACCCTCTTTATTTACCTACTTATACAGCTACCGCCTGGTACCATAAAAAGCTAGGGGAAAATTTACAAGGAGACTTAGATAAAACATTGGAAATCGTTAAAGACTTTGCTTTAACAGATTATACATCTGCTTTAATGAAAGGAGATAGTTTAAGTGCCCATGAATATGCTAAGATTGTAGCCCAATTGGCTGATTATACAGGATTGTCACCTGAATTTATCAAAAAGGCTAATTTGCGGATTAGCCCGCAACGTTTTTCCAAAGAATTATTAAGGGCTCAAGATTTGATTGTAGGGCGTTTTGATTCTCGCTTTAAAGGGGAAGCATTAAATCCATGTAACGATTATCCTAGCTACGATCCGAGCTTTGATGCAATTGCAGGAACTTTTACAGCTGCCTTCAATCAGTACATTAGAAAAGAGCTCAAAATTAAAAATGATCAAGAATATAAGATTTTAGCAAATCTTCACTCAACTTGGAATTATAGTAAATATACCAATCAATTTTTAAATATGTCAACGGCGTTGCGTAACGTAATGACTCAAAATAAGGCTTTAAAAGTATTCGTAGGAAGCGGCTACTACGACTTAGCTACCCCCTTTTTTGCTACTGACTATACTTTTAATCATCTACGGCTTGCCTCGGACTTACAGGGCCGGGCCAATATACATTATTACCCGGCAGGGCATATGATGTATGTTCAAAAATCTTCTTTGATTAAAATGAAGGAGGATATAAGCCGATGGATGAAAAAACTCTAACGTTACCACAAAAACTAGGGGAAGCAGCATTATCTCATTGCCTCATCTTACATAAGTATTTCATTTAACTCATAAGAGGAAGGAGCTTTTTTATTCCGGGGGAGGGGAGCTTTTTCTGTGCTAGTTTAAGAGCTTTATTGCAGAGATTACCCTCGTAAGAGTTTTTATATCTTACTTTTACTCTAAGATAAAGCAGCTTTCTCAACTACAAGTGTCTAGTTTAGAAAACAGCTAGCTTGCTTCCGTTCCTGCAGAGATAAGACAATTTCCTGAAAGGTTAAATCTTTTTTTAGAAGAAAATCTTCTGCGTTGGTTGTATCTTAAGGAAAGTCTATTAAGCTGAAAAATTTGCCCTTTCTCTGGGGGAATATTGGTAAGATGTTTATTATCTGAGTTAAGGCATTGCAGCTTCGATAGCTGTCCAATCTCTGTAGGAACGGAGGTGAGCTGATTGTTCTGCAAGAAGAGCAATTGCAGTTGCGATAGCTGGCTTATTTCTATAGAAAGAATGGTAAGCGTGTGCCATGAGCACATTATAGATGTGCGTAACTATATGAAAGATGGGGGAAAATGGCTCCTCGAAGTCACTTTGCAGGAAGAGATTTCAAACCACATTAAGCTGCTTTGGTCAAAAGCTAAGGTAGTGAGCGTTAAGGAAAAGGTATGATAAACATATCAGGTGAGGGCTAAGGAGACGAACGAAAGTGAACTATTGACCCAAGTGTCGAAAGCTTTCTCAATGACGTCAAAACTGGGGGCTGCGTACTCTTCCAAGATAAATTTAGGGGAAACCTGTTTACTGCCTAAATGGCGTCCGGCATAAAGATAGCGTGAACTTAGTCTAGGCTTTTATATGGAACGTGGGAACCTCATAGAGGATGTTAAGAGAAAACCATATAGTGAAGAACACAAAGTGGGAAATATCGAAGCATGCATGAGGGGCAGATCAACTCGTAGTAGTGAGGAAGTCTTTGTAATGAAGAGGGAGCGAAGGGGTTGAATTGTTCAATCCAACTCAATAAGTCAAGTAGAAATACGAGGAACTTATGGGGATGGAGAAAAGGCTGGAAAGCTTGAAGAACAATAGGAGCCGTATGAAGCGAGAGTTTCACGTACGTGTCTGTGGGAGCCTAAGGGGGGAAGTCCCCTTGGGCGACCCGATTAGCTGCTATTTAAATGAAGGTGTTTAACCTGAGATAGCTAATCTATTTCTATAGGAAGGATGGTTAGCAGGTTGCCACTTAAGTGGAGCTTTTGCAGCTTGGATAGCTAACCTATTCCTACAGGAAGGCTGGTGAGCTGGTTTTGATTTAAGTGCGGATTACTTGTTTAAAGATAAGATGGCTAAAAGTTTTTTTATTTCATTTTAGCCCACCCCAATTTAAAAAGTACTTACTATTCTACAATTGAAAACGCTGCCTTATTTTTTCTGCAATATCATTCAAAGGATTTTCCTCTAATTCAAGCTTGTACATCCGCCATAACTGCCCAATTTCTATGGGCAGAGCAGTGAGCTGGTTTCGATTTAAGGAAAGCGTTTGCAGTTGAGATAACTGGCATATTTCTGCAGGAAGGTAGGTGAGCTGGTTTTGATCTAAGTAAAGCTCTTGCAGCTGAGACAGCCGCCCGATTTCTGCAGGAAGGCTGGTGAGCTGGTTTTGATCTAATTGAAGCCATTCTAGCTGAGACAGCTGCCCGATTTCTGCAGGCAGAGCGGTGAGCTGGTTCTGATTTAAGTCAAGCGTTTGCAGCTGAGACAATTGACCTATTCCTGCAGGCAGGCTAGTGAGCTGGTTTTGATCTAAGTAAAGCCCTTGCAGTTTAGACAATTGCCTGATTTCTACAGGCAGGCTGGTGAGCTGGTTTTGATTTAAGTAAAGCTCTTGCAGCTGAGACAGCTGTCCAATTTCTGCAGGCAGAGCGGTGAGTTGGTTTTCTCCTAAGTCAAGCGTTTGCAGCTGAGATAACTGGCCTATTTCTGCCGGAAGGCTGGTGAGCTCGTTTTCTCTTAAGTCAAGCGTTTGCAGCTGAGATAACTGGCCTATTTCTGGGGGTAAATAAGTCAAGCCTACTTTATATAAATCTAAAGCCGTGATGTTTCCACAATTTTCTGCAATCCAATCTCTAAGAAGCTGTCCTTTTTTTTCTAGAGGCAAGTGCTTAATTTCTTCTCGGCTCAAGTATTCTTCCCCACCAGGAAGTTTTTTCCAAAGTAAAAGGCGATTAATATTTAAGAGATAAGAAGAGTAATTAGCCAACGTTAAGCCTCTTTTTTCTTCTGTTTTCCATTTAAATTCCAAAGGAGAAATAGATTTAGCTAGGGTAAAAACTTGTTTAAAAACTTGATAAACTTTTTCGGTAGAGGTAAGTCCAGGATTGAGTTGATAAACTTTAGCTAACATAAGAGTTCGCTGGGTAGTGGTATTCTTCCTGGGAAAATGAAGCTGTGCTATTTTTTTATAAAGAGAAGGCATCGCTTCAGAAGCTAGCAGATGATGCCATCTTTTACAGACGCTAAATAAGGAAGGAACTACGCAAGCCTCTAAGATAGGGAGTAGCAATTCATTGGGCAAGCTTTCAATAGGTGCCGAAGAGATAGGATGCATTTTATTTCCTTTGGTAGGGATAACTTTTCAACATTTCCATTTTTAAAAACAATATAAAAATTAAAAAAGCAAGTCAAACGAATTCGAATCCTTATCAAGGGTAAAAAACCTCAAAGATGATCTACCAGCGCTTTTTTTTTCAGATAGATTCAAGGAAAGATTGGAGACCTTCCAAGCATTCAGGAGCAGCCACAGGTTTTGGCGATTAAGTGACGCGGCAATTTTAGTTTGGCTACAAGAATGAGATTGATTCTTTGCCATATTTGAGAAAAACGGCTCTTTTTGGCGCAATGTTTTAATTCTTCTATTGAATGATGGAATACAATACGCCTAGCTTTTGTGTGCCACGAGCACATTATAGATGTGCGTAACTATACGAAAGATGAGGAAAATGGCTCCTCGAAGTCGCTTTGCAGGAAGAGATTTCAAACCACCTTAAGCTGCTTTGGTCAAAAGCCAAGGTAGTGAGCGTTAAGGAAAAGGTGTGATAAACATATCAGGTGAGGGCTAAGGAGACGAACGAAAGTGAACTATCGGTCCAAGTGTCGAAAGCGTAAAGATGATGTCAAAACTGGGGGTTAAAAGCTCTTCCAGGATAAATTTAGGGGCAACCTGTTTACTGCCTAAATGGCGTCCGGCATAAAGATAGCGTGAACTTAGTCTAGGCTTTTGTATGGAACGTGGGAACCTCATAGATGATGTTAAGAGAAAACCATATAAGTGAAGAACACAAAGTGGGAAATATCGAAGCATGTATGAGGGGCAGATCAACTCGTAGTAGTGAGGAAGCCTTTGTAATGAAGGGGGAGCGAAGGGGTTGAATTGTTCAATCCACCTCAATAAGTCAAGTAGAAATACGAGGAACTTATGGGGGTGGGGAAAAGGCTGGAAAGCTTGAAGAACAATAGGAGCCGTATGAAGCGAGAGTTTCACGTACGTGTCTGTGGGAGCCTAAGGGGGAAGTTCCCTTGGGCGACCCGATTCCTGTCAAGAAAGGTTGTTCTCCCAGCCATAGCAATCTGCAGAAAAAAGAGAAAAACTTCTTGCATTATAAATGTGTAGGTTAGCTTAAGCTCACTTAGTTGCCGGAAGAAAAGCTGATTACTTGTTTAAAGATAAGATGGCTAAAAGTTTTTACTTCATTTTAGCCCCTCCCAATTTAAAAATTACTTACGGCTATTCTACAATTGAAAACGCTGCCTTATTTTTTCTGCAATATCTTTCAACGGATTTTTCGCTAATTCAAGCTTGGTAAGCTTAGACAATTGTCCGATTTCTGCAGGCAGACTGGTGAGCTGGTTTTGCTTTAAGTAAAGCCATTGCAGCCGAGACAGCTGCCCAATTTCTGCAGGCAGAGCTATGAGCTGGTTTTGATTTAATTCAAGCACTTGCAGCTGAGACAATTGACTTATTTCTGCAGGTAGGCTGGTGAGCTGATTTTGATTTAAGTGAAGCCATGCCAGCTGAGACAGCCGCCCAATTTCTACAGGAAGACTGGTGAGCTGGTTTTGATTTAAGTCAAGCCTTTGCAGCTGAGACAGCTGCCCGATTTCTGCAGGCAGAGCGGTGAGCTGGTTTTGATTTAAGTAAAGCAATTGTAGGTGAGACAATTGACCTGTTTCTACAGGCAGGCTGGTGAGCTGGTTTTGATTTAAGTAAAGCCCTTGCAGCTGAGGCAGCTGCCAGATTTCTACAGGCAGACTGGCGAGCTGGTTTTGATTTAAGTAAAGATATTCCAGCTCAGACATCTGCCCAATTTCTGCAGGAAGACTGGTGAGCTGGTTTTGATTTAAGTTAAGCATTTGCAGTTGAGACAATTGGCCTATTTCTGGGGGTAAATAAGTCAAGCCTACTTCAGATAAATTTAGCGAAGTTAAGTCTTTACAATTTCCTTCAATCCAATCTCTAAGAAGCTCTCCTTTTTTTCCTAGAGGCAAGTGCTTAATTTTTTCTCGGCTCAAGTATTCTTCCCCCCCAGGAAGTTTTTTCCAAACTAAAAGGCGATTAATATTTAAGAGACAAGAAGAGTAATTAGCCAGAGTTAAGTCTCTTTTTTCTTCTGTCTTCTCTTTAAATTCCAAAGGAGAAATAGATTGAGCTAAGGTAAAAACTTGTTTAAAAACTTGATAAACTTTTGAGGAGTAGTTAGCTAAAGTAAAATATTTTTTTTCTTCAGTCTTCCATTTAAATTCTAGAGGGGAAAGAGAACTAGCTAAAGTAAAGATTTGCCTAAAAATTGCATTTACCTTTGCTGTTTCAGAAAGTCTACTTTCTAGCTTATAAATCCTATCTAAAATAAAAGCCTGCCTGTTAATATCCCCTTGGGAAACATGTACTTTACCTATTTGTTTATAAAGAGAAGGCATCACTTCAGAAGCCAGCAGATGATACCATCTTTTACAGACGCTAAATAAGGAAGGAACTGCGCAAGCCTCTAAGATAGGGAGCAACAATTCATTGGGCAAGCTTTCAATAGAGGCCGAAGAGATAGGATGCATTTTATTTCCTTAGGTAGTGATGACTTTTCAGTACTTTTATTTTTTAAAGATAATATAAAAAAATTAAAAAGGCAAGTCAAACGAATTCGTATCCTTATCAATGAAAAACAATTCGCAGATGATCTACCGGCTCTTTTTTTCAGATAAATTCAAGGAAAGAGGGGAGACCTTCCAAGCATTTAGGAGCAGCCACAGGTTTTGGGGATTAAGTGACGCGGCAATATTAGTTTGGATAAAAGAATGAGATTGATTCTTTGCCTTATTTGAGAAAAACGGCTCTTTTTGGTGCCTTGTTTTAATTCTTCTAACGAATGATGGAATACAATACGCCTAGCTTCTTCCTGTCAAGAAAGGTTGTTCTCCCAGCATAGCAATCTGCAGAAAAAGAGAGAAACTTCTTGTCATTATAAATGTGTAGGTTAGCTTAAGCTTACTTAGTTGCGGGAAAGAAAGCGGATGACTTGTTTAAAGATAAGATGGCTAAAAGTTTGTTATTCATTTTAGCTTACCCCAATTTAAAAAGTACTTACGGCCATTCTACAATTGAAAACGCTGCCTTATTTTTTCGTCGATATCTTTCAAAGGATTTTCCGCTAATTCAAGCTTGGTAAGCTGAGACAGCTGCCCGATTTCTGTAGGCAGAGCGGTGAGCTGGTTTTGATTTAAGTGAAGCCATTGAAGCTGAGACAGCTGCCCTATTTCTGCAGGCAGAGCGGTGAGCTGGTTTTGATTTAAGTCAAGCGTGTGCAGCTGAGACAGCTGCCCGATTTCTACAGGCAGGCTGGTGAGCTGGTTTTGATTTAAGTCAAGCGTTTGCAGCCGAGACAACCGCCCAATTTCTACAGGCAGGTTGGTGAGCTGGTTTTGATTTAAGTAAAACTCTTGCAGCTGAGACAATTGACCTATTTCTGCAGGCAGAACGGTGAGCTGGTTTTGATCTAAGTAAAGCCCTTGCAGCTGAGACAATTGACCTATTTCTGCAGGAAGGCGGTCGAGCTGGTTTTTATTTAAGTCAAGCGTTTGCAGCTGAGACAATTGACCTATTTCTGGAGGAAGGTCGGTGAGCTGGTTTTGATTTAAGTCAAGCAATTGTAGCTGAGACAATTGACCTATTTCTGTAGGAAGGCGGTCGAGCTTGTTTTGCTTTAAGTAAAGCACCCCTAGTTGAGACAGCTGCCCGATTTCTGTAGGCAGATTGGTGAGCTTGTTTTGATTTAATTTAAGCATTTGCAGCTGAGACAATTGACCTATTTCTGCAGGCAGGCTGGTGAGCTGGTTTTGATTTAAGTTAAGCGATTGCAGCTGAGATAACTGGCATATTTCTGGGGGTAAATAAGTCAAGCCTACTTCCCATAAATCTAAAGTCGTGATGTTTTTACAATTTTCTTCAATCCAATCTCTAAGAAGCTCTCCTTTTTTCTCTAGAGGCAAGTGCTTAATTTCTTCTCGGCTCAAGTATTCTTCCCCACCAGGAAGTTTTTTCCAAAGTAAAAGGCGATTAATATTTAAGAGATAAGAAGAGTAATTAGCCAGAGTAAGATACCTCTTTTCTTCTATTTGCACTTTAAATTCTAAAGCTGAAAAAGACTTGGCTAAAGTAAAGATTTGCCTAAAGATTGCATTTACCTTTGCTGCTTCAGAAAGCTTTTCTGCTAGGTTATAAATCTTATCTACAATAAGAGCCTGCTCCTTAACATTTCCTTGAGGAACATGCACTTTACCTATTTGCTTATAAAGAGAAGGCATCGCTTCAGAAGCCAGCAGATGATGCCATCTTTTACAGACGCTAAATAAGGAAGGAACTACGCAAGCCTCTAAGATAGGGAGCAGCAATTCATTGGGCAAGCTTTCAATAGAGGCCGAAGAGATAGGATGCATT
Coding sequences within it:
- the pncA gene encoding bifunctional nicotinamidase/pyrazinamidase, with translation MTALLIIDVQNDFFPPGALAIKDAEKILPNLNKIIRHPFEVIVATKDWHPLGHVSFASSHGKEVGEVIHLGGLEQVLWPIHCVQDSVGAQFSAGWDSHRVQKVIYKGTDKRMDSYSAFFDNGRSKATELHNFLQSKGIKKIFLGGLATEYCVKYSALDALNLNYQVYVIIDACKPVNSLPAAEEKHLNEILQAGGSLIEAKEVIKSLTLSYQK
- a CDS encoding S10 family peptidase yields the protein MYKIFLWAVIGIISGTAHLHLFAEEKADKKEEGSITFCLKEIISETKHQIIINNIEIPYKAIAGNILLRNDQSKPKASISYIAYFKEEVLEPAARPLIFCFNGGPGSSSIWLHVGVFGPRRVLLSDEGEGLFPYQVIDNPHSLLDLADLVFIDPISTGYSRVASGEDAKQFHGVDEDIESLGEFVRQFITQYERWNSPKLLAGESYGTTRAAGLAGYLHDELNIYLNGMILISSVLNFQTLNDYNEGNDLPYPLYLPTYTATAWYHKKLGENLQGDLDKTLEIVKDFALTDYTSALMKGDSLSAHEYAKIVAQLADYTGLSPEFIKKANLRISPQRFSKELLRAQDLIVGRFDSRFKGEALNPCNDYPSYDPSFDAIAGTFTAAFNQYIRKELKIKNDQEYKILANLHSTWNYSKYTNQFLNMSTALRNVMTQNKALKVFVGSGYYDLATPFFATDYTFNHLRLASDLQGRANIHYYPAGHMMYVQKSSLIKMKEDISRWMKKL
- a CDS encoding F-box protein, which codes for MHPISSAPIESLPNELLLPILEACVVPSLFSVCKRWHHLLASEAMPSLYKKIAQLHFPRKNTTTQRTLMLAKVYQLNPGLTSTEKVYQVFKQVFTLAKSISPLEFKWKTEEKRGLTLANYSSYLLNINRLLLWKKLPGGEEYLSREEIKHLPLEKKGQLLRDWIAENCGNITALDLYKVGLTYLPPEIGQLSQLQTLDLRENELTSLPAEIGQLSQLQTLDLGENQLTALPAEIGQLSQLQELYLNQNQLTSLPVEIRQLSKLQGLYLDQNQLTSLPAGIGQLSQLQTLDLNQNQLTALPAEIGQLSQLEWLQLDQNQLTSLPAEIGRLSQLQELYLDQNQLTYLPAEICQLSQLQTLSLNRNQLTALPIEIGQLWRMYKLELEENPLNDIAEKIRQRFQL
- a CDS encoding leucine-rich repeat domain-containing protein, with amino-acid sequence MHPISSASIESLPNELLLPILEACAVPSLFSVCKRWYHLLASEVMPSLYKQIGKVHVSQGDINRQAFILDRIYKLESRLSETAKVNAIFRQIFTLASSLSPLEFKWKTEEKKYFTLANYSSKVYQVFKQVFTLAQSISPLEFKEKTEEKRDLTLANYSSCLLNINRLLVWKKLPGGEEYLSREKIKHLPLGKKGELLRDWIEGNCKDLTSLNLSEVGLTYLPPEIGQLSQLQMLNLNQNQLTSLPAEIGQMSELEYLYLNQNQLASLPVEIWQLPQLQGLYLNQNQLTSLPVETGQLSHLQLLYLNQNQLTALPAEIGQLSQLQRLDLNQNQLTSLPVEIGRLSQLAWLHLNQNQLTSLPAEISQLSQLQVLELNQNQLIALPAEIGQLSRLQWLYLKQNQLTSLPAEIGQLSKLTKLELAKNPLKDIAEKIRQRFQL
- a CDS encoding leucine-rich repeat domain-containing protein; amino-acid sequence: MHPISSASIESLPNELLLPILEACVVPSLFSVCKRWHHLLASEAMPSLYKQIGKVHVPQGNVKEQALIVDKIYNLAEKLSEAAKVNAIFRQIFTLAKSFSALEFKVQIEEKRYLTLANYSSYLLNINRLLLWKKLPGGEEYLSREEIKHLPLEKKGELLRDWIEENCKNITTLDLWEVGLTYLPPEICQLSQLQSLNLNQNQLTSLPAEIGQLSQLQMLKLNQNKLTNLPTEIGQLSQLGVLYLKQNKLDRLPTEIGQLSQLQLLDLNQNQLTDLPPEIGQLSQLQTLDLNKNQLDRLPAEIGQLSQLQGLYLDQNQLTVLPAEIGQLSQLQEFYLNQNQLTNLPVEIGRLSRLQTLDLNQNQLTSLPVEIGQLSQLHTLDLNQNQLTALPAEIGQLSQLQWLHLNQNQLTALPTEIGQLSQLTKLELAENPLKDIDEKIRQRFQL